One window of Flavobacterium ammonificans genomic DNA carries:
- a CDS encoding RidA family protein, whose product MKTIIFTEKAPAPIGPYNQAVLTGNTLYTSGQIAINPSTGELVTDSIETETKQVMENLKAVLEAANMTFENVIKSTIFISDMNDFTAINSIYGAYFDEKSAPARETVQVAGLPKNVNVEISMIAVQ is encoded by the coding sequence ATGAAAACAATTATTTTTACTGAAAAAGCCCCAGCACCTATCGGACCTTACAATCAGGCTGTATTAACAGGAAACACACTTTACACTTCTGGGCAAATTGCAATCAATCCATCTACAGGAGAATTGGTAACTGACTCTATCGAAACAGAGACGAAACAAGTAATGGAAAATTTAAAAGCTGTTTTAGAGGCAGCAAACATGACATTTGAAAATGTAATAAAATCTACTATTTTCATTTCTGACATGAATGATTTCACTGCCATCAATTCTATTTATGGGGCTTATTTTGACGAAAAGTCAGCGCCAGCCAGGGAAACTGTTCAAGTAGCAGGTTTACCCAAAAATGTGAACGTTGAAATTTCAATGATTGCAGTACAATAA
- a CDS encoding N-acetylglucosamine kinase, translated as MKLIVDSGSTKADWIAIDESGKILFTTQTLGLNPEILNEEEVVERLNDRFDILQNKNEATHLFFYGAGCGTERMKIFLSQVFQAYFPNAIVSVEEDTYAAVFATTPKGEKAIVSILGTGSNCSFFDGKDLHQKVQSLGYIIMDDCSGNVFGKELIRKYYFNKMPQHLAVEFEKEYDMSPDYIKSKLYKESNPNAYLATFAKFLIQHKEDPFCKKIIYKGMKSFVKNYIKQFDNYQEVPVHFVGSIAFYLKDELEVTFEKYQIKLGNVLRRPIDGLIAYHVANQ; from the coding sequence ATGAAATTAATTGTTGATAGTGGCTCAACCAAAGCTGATTGGATTGCAATAGATGAAAGTGGTAAAATTTTATTTACTACTCAAACCTTAGGGTTAAATCCAGAAATTTTAAATGAAGAAGAAGTTGTTGAGCGTTTGAATGACCGTTTTGATATACTACAAAATAAAAATGAGGCGACTCATCTATTCTTTTACGGAGCAGGTTGCGGTACGGAACGAATGAAAATATTTCTTTCTCAGGTTTTTCAAGCCTATTTTCCTAATGCAATTGTTTCTGTTGAAGAGGATACTTATGCGGCTGTTTTTGCAACTACTCCTAAAGGGGAAAAAGCTATCGTAAGTATTTTAGGAACGGGTTCTAATTGTAGTTTCTTTGACGGAAAAGATTTGCATCAAAAGGTACAATCGTTAGGATATATTATCATGGATGATTGTAGTGGGAATGTTTTTGGAAAAGAACTAATTAGAAAATATTATTTCAACAAAATGCCACAACATTTAGCAGTTGAATTTGAGAAGGAGTACGATATGTCTCCTGATTATATTAAAAGTAAGTTATATAAAGAATCTAACCCAAATGCTTATTTAGCTACTTTTGCTAAATTTTTAATTCAACATAAAGAAGATCCATTTTGTAAAAAAATTATCTATAAAGGGATGAAGTCTTTTGTGAAAAATTATATCAAGCAATTTGATAATTATCAAGAAGTGCCAGTACATTTTGTAGGATCTATTGCTTTCTACTTGAAAGACGAATTAGAAGTAACCTTTGAAAAATACCAAATTAAATTAGGAAACGTATTGCGAAGACCAATTGATGGTTTGATAGCCTACCATGTTGCTAATCAATAA
- the gap gene encoding type I glyceraldehyde-3-phosphate dehydrogenase, which translates to MSKVKLGINGFGRIGRIVFRESFNRDNVEVVAINDLLDVDHLAYLLKYDSVHGRFNGTVEVKEGKLYVNGRHIRITAERNPADLKWNEVDVDVVAECTGFFTTVETATEHIKGGAKKVIISAPSADAPMFVMGVNHETAKATDLVVSNASCTTNCLAPMAKVIHDNFEIVEGLMTTVHATTSTQMTNDGPSRKDFRGGRSALVNMIPSSTGAAKAVGVVIPSLNGKLTGMSMRVPTVDVSAVDLTVKLAKETSYAEIMAVLKKASETTMKGILGFTEDDVVSNDFVSDARTSIIDAKAGIGLNSTFFKIISWYDNEYGYSSKLIDLSVHISGLK; encoded by the coding sequence ATGTCAAAAGTAAAATTAGGAATAAACGGTTTTGGAAGAATTGGAAGAATAGTTTTCAGAGAATCGTTTAACAGAGATAATGTTGAGGTTGTTGCAATCAATGATTTGCTAGATGTAGATCATTTAGCTTACTTATTAAAATACGATTCTGTTCACGGTCGTTTTAATGGAACTGTTGAAGTAAAAGAAGGTAAATTATATGTAAATGGAAGACACATTCGAATTACTGCTGAAAGAAACCCAGCAGATTTGAAATGGAATGAAGTTGATGTTGATGTTGTTGCTGAATGTACAGGTTTTTTCACCACTGTTGAAACTGCAACTGAGCACATCAAAGGTGGTGCTAAGAAAGTAATTATTTCTGCTCCTTCTGCTGATGCGCCAATGTTTGTAATGGGTGTGAATCACGAAACTGCAAAAGCTACAGATTTAGTTGTTTCTAATGCTTCTTGTACTACAAACTGTTTGGCTCCAATGGCAAAAGTAATTCACGATAACTTCGAAATAGTTGAAGGTTTAATGACAACAGTTCACGCTACCACTTCAACTCAAATGACTAATGATGGTCCTTCTAGAAAAGATTTCAGAGGTGGTCGTTCCGCATTAGTGAATATGATTCCTTCTTCTACAGGAGCTGCTAAAGCAGTAGGAGTTGTAATTCCTTCATTAAACGGAAAATTAACTGGTATGTCAATGCGTGTTCCTACTGTTGACGTTTCTGCAGTGGATTTAACTGTGAAATTGGCTAAAGAGACTTCGTATGCTGAAATCATGGCTGTATTAAAAAAAGCTTCTGAAACTACAATGAAAGGAATCTTAGGATTTACTGAAGATGATGTAGTATCTAATGATTTTGTTTCTGATGCAAGAACTTCAATTATTGATGCTAAAGCTGGAATTGGTTTGAATTCTACTTTCTTCAAAATTATTTCTTGGTATGATAATGAGTATGGATATTCAAGTAAATTAATTGATTTATCTGTTCATATTTCAGGTTTAAAATAA